The genomic DNA GTCCGTAGGACTTGTTGTTAAAATCAAGCCGAGCCTTAGCTCGTGGTTTACCTGGTAGAAGATCGTGTCGAACCTAGTCTTGTTCGAAACGACGCTCCTAGTAGTAATGTCCGAAACGATATCTACCTGTAAGAAGGCCGTCTTGGAAAGCCTGAGCCTCCTGCCAAGGTTATGACTACTCTTCATCAGAAACTAGCAGCATTGCTAGTCGAGAGCAACTCATATTGGACAGCGTCCAGATCTCCGGCAATAGGAATATATATGGCAGTTTCTCAGTCCACTTGCGAGATACGATGTATTGTCTCGGACTAGCAAGACGTTCCGCTGCACATGCTGATGACCTGGTGCTGACCAGGAAGAGCCGAAACATTTTAGAAAATGGTTTGGAGGATGGGTTCCCTCATGGGAAATGCCAAACGGTTTGATCGAAGCCTGATGGTGTTTGCAGACGGATTGTGATCACAAGAACGATATATCGTGCTGCGTGGAAATGGTCCATGTATGCGACTTCTCTTTGATCGAATTGTTTCGCCCGAACTTCGGCAAAAATTTCACCGCAGGATTTCGTTCTTCAACAACGTCAAATGGTGGACACCTGCGCACAGCACTGTGATCCATACAAAATCGCGCAGTCGTCAATGTGAAAAGTGTAAAGCAAGGTGTTCTGGCCCGGTTCCTTGCTCGAAGGTAGCATGTCCGCGATTTTTCGCAAAATTACCCTGGCCGCCCCGGGCCAAAAATGAAGCCTCAACAATGCAAAATTCAACGCCTACTACGTCGTATACAGCAAAAGAATGGACGCGCTGGGAATTGAACCCAGGACCTCTTCCACTCATGCCGTTGCAAGCAACAGATGCTAAGGAAGAATCATACCACTAGACCACGCGCCCGATTTGTGTTTATGGGGTGTGTACCTCAATTGGTGGACAACGATGATACTTCTCCCAATATACACGCCCATCCTGCTGTAGAAGTTTAGATTCGAGACTTCGAAGGCCATTGTTGTTGGAAGAGCTGATGTCTGACATTGGAATTTTGGGTTCGCGGTGGGATGGTAGACTTGGCATGAGCGGCTCTGCAAATTCCTTGCGTCTGTGCTGATGTGCTGGAACGTGCAGTGTCAGAGACTTTGTTGATTCGATTCTTCGTAAAGCTGAAGGTCGTTGCGATAATCCCACTGAGCAGGACTGCGGCACAGAGCGTGGTGTAGCAGTCGAGCACTGCCTTAGCTGTGATCAGGCTGACTGGACTGATTTCTCTTGAGAAGTCGCGAGCGATCACCATTTCGGTTTACTGCTCATTGGAACCGGCGGAGGAGCTTGTCCGCTGTCACTTCCATTCGGCGGCTGACCTGACTGCAGACCTGCTTtcttcggcggcggtggaggcggtggtTTCTTctgtgcagcagcggcaggagAAATGACTCCACTCTCTTGCCCTGCTGGAGAATGGGCAGAGCCTCCAGTGCCCATCCTCGCAAATCTCTGCTGCAACTCGTTGAGCTGGCCACCTTGGCCCTGACCTTGCTGATGTTGAGAGCCGAAGCGTGCCGCAGCACCGGAAGCGAAAGACGCAGCGCTTTGCACCTGTTGTGCCGAAGGAGTAGGAAGCTGTTGTCCTGATGCATTATTAGATCGGCCGATACCAAAGCCAGGGACAGAGACACCTGCACCAGCCAATCTGCCTGCAGCGCCTTGATTAATGGCAGCGGGATCTtgtgtttgctgctgctgcctctgctgcaTCCAAGAGGTCGCAGCTTGTGAGCCAAATTTTGTAGCAGCATTCGTTGCAGCGGTCTCGAACTTGTTCGATGTAGGCTGCGCAGGAGGGGAAGGCGCATTCAATGCTTCACCATAAGTTGGAGGTGGCGCGGGTGTGTGTTCATCGGGATACTCATTCTGTCTGGGCGGGAGAAAAGGCGGAGgtccgctgctgccactATTCTGTGACGCTATCGTTCCTGTCGTCTGACGAGAAGGCGATGGCGGAAGAGTAGCCTGTCTCGGAGGAACTCTTGGCGGTAGAGCGGGCGAAGGTCTAGGTGCTTCAATGG from Cercospora beticola chromosome 3, complete sequence includes the following:
- a CDS encoding uncharacterized protein (antiSMASH:Cluster_4), coding for MPFDGKAMLKGGWHPSNDRAIKKETWKSDLKGIATGKKKDPYEQQRNHTSAPLTSLRDPDSFGPPPKARSHYDQDGRPLNPIEVERKKTGAAAGSSLAAGIPQSLSQIPTEHRGGLGAPIVETGYKERRQREMEERERREQEELNRERGPYKKDTTGIDTRNFAPPPRHYAVGGGGTAAIEAPRPSPALPPRVPPRQATLPPSPSRQTTGTIASQNSGSSGPPPFLPPRQNEYPDEHTPAPPPTYGEALNAPSPPAQPTSNKFETAATNAATKFGSQAATSWMQQRQQQQTQDPAAINQGAAGRLAGAGVSVPGFGIGRSNNASGQQLPTPSAQQVQSAASFASGAAARFGSQHQQGQGQGGQLNELQQRFARMGTGGSAHSPAGQESGVISPAAAAQKKPPPPPPPKKAGLQSGQPPNGSDSGQAPPPVPMSSKPKW